In Mesorhizobium sp., one DNA window encodes the following:
- the nirB gene encoding nitrite reductase large subunit NirB yields the protein MTEKLVIVGNGMAPGRMLEHLFEEAPGRYEVIIFNAEPRVNYDRIMLSPVLSGEKSYDDIVIHGDGWYIQNGVTLYKGHKIVAVDRDAKTVTSDHGVTESYDRLVIATGSVPFIIPVPGKDLPGVITYRDLDDVNAMLLAAQSRDRAIVIGGGLLGLEAAAGLKERGMDVTVLHVMPTLMERQLDPAAGYLLQKAVEARGIKVMTKANTKAIVGNGRVEGVELADGTVIPATLVVMAVGIRPNVALAKEAGLEVNRGIVTDDRMTTSDPDILAVGECAEVGGNVYGLVAPLYEMARVAAAKLAGKTDRRFVHSDTPTKLKVTGIDLYSLGDFADGDDREEIILRDASAGVYKRVVLRENRIIGTVLFGETGDGAWFNDLKKKETDISEMRDTLIFGQAFQGGASADPLAAVAALADDAEICGCNGICKSKITGTITAKGLTTLDDVRAHTKASASCGTCTSLVEKLMVLTLGDSYNPAAIQPMCTCTTLGHDEVRRLIKAKRLKTIPAVMQELEWKTSCGCAKCRPALNYYLVADWPDEYADDYQSRFINERVHANIQKDGTYSVVPRMWGGVTSAQELRAIADVVDKFAIPTVKVTGGQRIDMLGVKKEDLPAVWSDLGKAGFVSGHAYAKGLRTVKTCVGSDWCRFGTQDSTGLGVRIEKFMWGSWTPAKVKMGVSGCPRNCAEATCKDVGVICVDSGFEIHFAGAAGLDIKGTEVLGLVKTEDEALEVIVALTQMYREQARYLERIYKWAKRVGYDEIRRQVLHDLPRRKEYYDRFVFSQKFAQVDPWSERVSGKDKHEFRPLAAVPYQLAAE from the coding sequence ATGACTGAGAAACTCGTCATCGTCGGCAATGGCATGGCCCCGGGGCGCATGCTGGAGCACCTGTTCGAAGAGGCACCTGGCCGCTACGAGGTCATCATCTTCAACGCCGAGCCGCGCGTGAACTACGACCGCATCATGCTGTCGCCGGTTCTCTCGGGCGAGAAGAGCTACGACGACATCGTCATTCACGGCGACGGCTGGTACATCCAGAACGGCGTGACGCTCTACAAGGGCCACAAGATCGTCGCCGTCGACCGCGACGCGAAGACCGTGACCTCGGACCACGGCGTGACCGAGAGCTACGACAGGCTGGTCATCGCCACCGGCTCGGTGCCGTTCATCATCCCCGTCCCCGGCAAGGACCTGCCGGGCGTCATCACCTATCGCGACCTCGACGACGTCAACGCCATGCTGCTTGCCGCGCAGTCGCGCGACCGGGCGATCGTCATCGGCGGCGGCCTGCTCGGGCTCGAGGCGGCCGCGGGTCTCAAGGAGCGCGGCATGGACGTGACCGTGCTGCACGTCATGCCGACGCTGATGGAGCGGCAGCTCGATCCGGCCGCCGGCTATCTGTTGCAGAAGGCGGTGGAGGCACGTGGCATCAAGGTCATGACCAAGGCCAACACCAAGGCGATCGTCGGCAATGGCAGGGTCGAGGGCGTCGAGCTCGCCGACGGCACCGTCATCCCGGCCACGCTGGTGGTTATGGCCGTCGGCATCCGTCCGAACGTGGCGCTGGCGAAGGAGGCCGGGCTGGAGGTCAACCGCGGCATCGTCACCGACGATCGCATGACCACGTCCGACCCGGACATTCTCGCGGTCGGGGAATGCGCCGAGGTCGGCGGCAATGTCTACGGCCTTGTCGCGCCGCTCTACGAGATGGCGCGTGTGGCTGCGGCCAAGCTGGCCGGAAAGACCGACAGGCGCTTCGTCCACTCCGACACGCCGACCAAGCTCAAGGTCACCGGCATCGACCTCTATTCGCTGGGCGATTTCGCCGATGGCGACGACCGCGAGGAAATCATCCTGCGCGACGCCTCCGCCGGCGTCTACAAGCGTGTCGTTCTCAGGGAGAACCGGATCATCGGCACCGTGCTCTTCGGCGAAACTGGCGACGGTGCCTGGTTCAACGATCTGAAGAAGAAGGAGACCGACATTTCGGAGATGCGCGACACGCTCATCTTCGGCCAGGCCTTCCAGGGAGGCGCCTCCGCGGACCCTCTGGCGGCCGTTGCGGCCTTGGCGGATGACGCCGAGATCTGCGGCTGCAACGGCATCTGCAAGAGCAAGATCACCGGCACGATCACGGCCAAGGGTCTGACGACGCTGGACGACGTGCGCGCCCACACCAAAGCGTCCGCATCCTGCGGCACCTGCACGTCGCTGGTCGAGAAGCTGATGGTCCTCACCCTCGGCGACAGCTACAACCCGGCTGCGATCCAGCCGATGTGCACCTGCACCACGCTCGGCCACGATGAGGTGCGCCGCCTGATCAAGGCCAAGCGGCTGAAGACCATCCCCGCCGTGATGCAGGAACTCGAGTGGAAGACGTCCTGCGGCTGCGCCAAGTGCCGCCCGGCGCTCAACTACTATCTCGTCGCCGACTGGCCGGACGAATATGCCGACGACTACCAGTCGCGCTTCATCAACGAGCGCGTCCACGCCAACATCCAGAAGGATGGCACCTATTCGGTCGTGCCGCGCATGTGGGGCGGCGTCACCTCGGCGCAGGAGCTGCGGGCGATCGCCGATGTGGTCGACAAATTCGCCATCCCCACCGTCAAGGTCACCGGCGGCCAGCGCATCGACATGCTGGGCGTGAAGAAGGAGGACCTGCCGGCGGTGTGGTCCGATCTCGGCAAGGCCGGCTTCGTCTCGGGCCATGCCTATGCCAAGGGCCTGCGCACCGTGAAGACCTGCGTCGGTTCCGACTGGTGCCGCTTCGGCACGCAGGATTCGACCGGGCTCGGCGTCCGCATCGAGAAGTTTATGTGGGGGTCATGGACCCCGGCCAAGGTCAAGATGGGGGTCTCGGGATGCCCTCGCAACTGCGCCGAGGCGACTTGCAAGGATGTCGGCGTGATCTGCGTGGACTCCGGCTTCGAGATCCATTTCGCCGGCGCGGCTGGTCTCGACATCAAGGGCACGGAAGTGCTCGGCCTCGTGAAGACCGAGGACGAGGCCCTCGAGGTGATCGTGGCGCTGACGCAGATGTATCGCGAGCAGGCGCGCTATCTCGAGCGCATCTACAAATGGGCCAAGCGCGTCGGCTACGACGAGATCCGGCGCCAGGTGCTGCACGATCTGCCGCGCCGGAAGGAATATTACGACCGCTTCGTCTTCAGCCAGAAATTTGCGCAGGTCGATCCCTGGTCCGAACGCGTCTCGGGCAAGGACAAGCACGAATTCCGCCCGCTGGCGGCGGTTCCCTACCAACTGGCGGCGGAGTGA
- a CDS encoding ABC transporter ATP-binding protein translates to MAFLEVNGMSKAYGEGEHRTEVLSGIDLAVEEGEFIAIVGFSGSGKTTLISSIAGLVQPDAGEVRVSGRPITGPGQDRGVVFQSYSLMPWLSVKDNVALAVDSVLSDKPRGERQAITKKYIEMVGLSHAIDRKPAELSGGMRQRVSVARALATQPEILLLDEPLSALDALTRAKLQDELADISQREKKTIILITNDVDEAILLADRIVPLKPGPNATLGPSFKVELARPRDRAAMNSDPTFIRLRAEVTQYLMDIGAERGGETENSIVLPTVVPITQKEGLPPAYLKAARSPIERRYVELSEVRKVYPTPKGPLTVVDGFDLKMNKGEFVTLIGHSGCGKSTVLSMVAGLTDISSGVVILDGKEVSGAGPDRAVVFQAPSLMPWLTARENVALGVDRVYPDASPAERKDVVEYYLNRVGLGSSMHKLAAELSNGMKQRVGIARAFSLSPKLLLLDEPFGMLDSLTRWELQDVLMDVWTRTQVTAICVTHDVDEAILLADRVVMMSNGPNARVGNIMEVDLPRPRSRKQLLAHSDYYAYREELLDFLEAYEGGANPDPTHVDEIKKKRAERVAAARDQQLIQAAE, encoded by the coding sequence ATGGCATTTCTCGAAGTCAACGGTATGTCAAAAGCCTACGGCGAGGGTGAACACCGGACCGAAGTCCTGTCCGGCATCGACCTTGCGGTGGAGGAGGGCGAGTTCATCGCCATCGTCGGCTTCTCCGGATCGGGCAAGACGACGCTCATTTCGTCCATCGCCGGGCTCGTCCAGCCGGATGCGGGCGAGGTCAGGGTGAGCGGGCGGCCGATCACCGGCCCCGGCCAGGACCGGGGTGTGGTCTTCCAGTCCTACTCGCTGATGCCGTGGCTCTCGGTGAAGGACAATGTCGCGCTTGCCGTTGACAGCGTCCTGTCGGACAAGCCCCGGGGCGAACGCCAGGCCATCACGAAGAAATATATCGAAATGGTCGGCCTTTCGCACGCGATCGACCGCAAGCCGGCCGAGCTTTCCGGCGGCATGCGCCAGCGGGTCTCGGTGGCGCGGGCACTCGCGACGCAGCCGGAAATCCTGCTCCTCGACGAACCTTTGTCGGCACTGGACGCCCTGACGCGAGCGAAACTGCAGGACGAGTTGGCCGATATCTCCCAGAGGGAGAAGAAGACCATCATCCTGATCACCAACGATGTCGACGAAGCTATCCTTCTCGCGGACCGCATCGTTCCGCTGAAGCCGGGGCCGAACGCGACCTTGGGGCCCTCCTTCAAGGTCGAGCTTGCGCGTCCGCGCGATCGCGCCGCCATGAACTCGGATCCGACCTTCATCAGACTGCGCGCCGAGGTGACGCAGTACCTGATGGACATAGGCGCGGAACGCGGCGGCGAAACCGAAAACAGCATCGTGCTTCCGACGGTGGTGCCGATCACTCAGAAAGAGGGCCTTCCCCCGGCGTATCTCAAGGCGGCGCGGTCGCCGATCGAGAGACGCTATGTCGAATTGAGCGAAGTCAGGAAGGTCTACCCGACGCCGAAGGGGCCGCTGACTGTCGTCGACGGATTCGACCTCAAGATGAACAAGGGCGAGTTCGTCACGCTCATCGGTCACTCCGGTTGCGGCAAGTCGACCGTTCTGTCCATGGTGGCCGGGCTGACGGACATCTCCAGCGGAGTTGTCATTCTCGACGGAAAGGAAGTGAGCGGAGCCGGTCCCGACCGCGCCGTCGTCTTCCAGGCGCCCTCACTCATGCCGTGGCTCACCGCGCGGGAGAATGTCGCGCTCGGTGTCGATCGAGTCTATCCGGACGCCAGCCCCGCCGAGCGCAAGGACGTCGTCGAATACTACCTGAACCGCGTCGGGCTTGGCTCGTCCATGCACAAGCTCGCGGCCGAACTGTCCAACGGCATGAAGCAGCGCGTCGGGATCGCGCGGGCGTTCTCGCTCTCGCCGAAGCTGCTTCTACTCGACGAGCCTTTCGGCATGCTGGACTCGCTGACCCGCTGGGAGTTGCAGGACGTTCTTATGGACGTCTGGACTCGCACCCAGGTGACGGCGATCTGCGTCACGCACGATGTCGACGAGGCGATCCTGCTCGCCGACCGCGTGGTGATGATGTCCAACGGACCGAACGCACGGGTTGGCAATATCATGGAGGTGGATCTGCCACGTCCGCGTTCGCGCAAGCAGTTGCTCGCACACTCGGACTACTACGCATACCGCGAGGAATTGCTCGATTTCCTCGAAGCCTACGAGGGGGGTGCGAACCCTGATCCGACTCATGTCGACGAGATCAAGAAGAAGCGGGCCGAGCGTGTTGCGGCGGCCCGTGACCAGCAACTGATCCAGGCGGCGGAGTAA
- a CDS encoding ABC transporter permease — translation MTHATETMTSGADAMRIERKERMFARINKAAKWLDALGFAWITPILKIAAGDNVAEQANELKRVLLIPVLGIVVFLVVWGVLAPRVQTSLGAIPGPLQVWEQALNLWDDHKAERQKEAEFYERQDARNAQLTAEGKADMVKSRRYTGKPTYLDQIMTSLVTVGLGFLVASIIAIPIGIASGLSKTFNGAINPLIQIFKPVSPLAWLPIVTMVVSALYVDTSDALPKSLVVSAVTVTLCSLWPTLINTALGVASIDKDLVNVGRVLQLSTATTIRKLVLPSALPLIFTGLRLSLGVGWMVLIAAEMLAQNPGLGKFVWDEFQNGSASSLARIMVAVLTIGLIGFMLDRIMYALQSAFTFSANR, via the coding sequence ATGACCCACGCGACCGAAACCATGACCAGCGGCGCAGACGCGATGCGCATCGAGCGCAAGGAGCGGATGTTTGCCCGCATCAACAAGGCCGCGAAATGGCTCGATGCTCTCGGATTCGCCTGGATCACCCCGATCCTCAAGATCGCTGCCGGCGACAATGTCGCCGAGCAGGCGAACGAACTCAAGCGCGTCCTCCTCATCCCCGTGCTCGGGATCGTGGTATTCCTCGTGGTCTGGGGAGTGCTCGCACCGCGCGTGCAGACGTCGCTCGGCGCAATTCCCGGGCCACTCCAGGTATGGGAACAGGCGCTCAATCTTTGGGATGACCACAAGGCAGAGCGGCAAAAGGAAGCCGAATTCTACGAACGCCAGGACGCGCGCAACGCGCAACTCACCGCCGAGGGCAAGGCCGACATGGTCAAGTCCCGCCGCTATACCGGCAAGCCCACCTATCTCGATCAGATAATGACGTCACTGGTCACGGTCGGTCTCGGCTTCTTGGTCGCGTCAATCATCGCCATCCCGATCGGCATAGCCTCCGGCCTGTCGAAAACCTTCAATGGTGCCATCAATCCCCTGATCCAGATTTTCAAGCCGGTTTCGCCGCTTGCGTGGCTGCCCATCGTGACCATGGTCGTTTCCGCGCTCTACGTGGACACGAGCGATGCGCTGCCGAAATCGCTGGTGGTCTCGGCGGTGACGGTTACCCTGTGCTCGCTGTGGCCCACGCTGATCAACACCGCCCTCGGCGTTGCCTCGATCGACAAGGATCTCGTCAATGTCGGCCGCGTGCTGCAATTGTCGACCGCCACGACGATCCGAAAGCTCGTATTACCATCGGCTTTGCCGCTGATCTTCACCGGACTCAGACTTTCGCTCGGGGTCGGCTGGATGGTGCTGATCGCGGCTGAAATGCTGGCGCAGAATCCCGGCCTCGGCAAGTTCGTCTGGGACGAATTCCAGAACGGCTCGGCGTCCTCGCTCGCCCGTATCATGGTGGCAGTGCTCACCATCGGCCTGATCGGCTTCATGCTCGACCGCATCATGTACGCGCTTCAGTCGGCGTTCACTTTCTCGGCGAACCGATAG
- a CDS encoding CmpA/NrtA family ABC transporter substrate-binding protein, translated as MQLLPSIASAEMLAVEKDELKFGFIKLTDMAPLAVAKELGYFEDEGLYVTLEPQANWKVLLDRVITGELDGAHMLAGQPLAASIGFGTSAALVTPFSMDLNGNGITVSNEVWAMMKPNVPMEGGKPVHPIKADALKPVVDKFKAEGKPFNMGMVFPVSTHNYELRYWLASGGIHPGYYSPTDVSGQIKADALLSVTPPPQMPATLEAGTILGYSVGEPWNQAAVFKGIGVPVITDYEIWKNNPEKVFGMTKAFVEANPNTTLALTKALIRAAIWLDENDNANRMEAVKMLAKSEYVGADEAVIANSMTGTFEYEKGDKRDVPDFNVFFRHFATYPYYSDAIWYLTQMRRWGQIAEAKDDAWYADAAKSVYLPDVYLKAAQMLVDEGKADKADFPWDSDGYRAPTADFIDGVTYDGKKPNAYLDSLSIGLKGAQIIEGSEVVGG; from the coding sequence ATGCAACTGCTTCCTTCGATCGCTTCGGCCGAAATGCTGGCCGTCGAAAAGGACGAGTTGAAATTCGGCTTCATCAAGCTGACGGACATGGCACCGCTCGCCGTGGCCAAGGAGCTAGGCTATTTCGAGGACGAAGGCCTCTACGTCACGCTGGAGCCGCAGGCCAACTGGAAGGTTCTCCTCGACCGCGTCATCACCGGCGAACTCGACGGCGCGCATATGCTCGCCGGTCAGCCGCTCGCCGCGTCGATCGGTTTCGGCACCTCCGCTGCGCTCGTGACGCCGTTTTCGATGGACCTCAATGGCAACGGCATCACCGTCTCCAACGAGGTATGGGCCATGATGAAGCCGAACGTACCGATGGAGGGCGGCAAGCCGGTGCATCCGATCAAGGCGGACGCACTGAAACCGGTCGTCGACAAGTTCAAGGCCGAGGGCAAACCCTTCAACATGGGCATGGTCTTCCCCGTCTCCACCCACAATTACGAACTTCGCTACTGGCTGGCTTCCGGAGGCATCCATCCCGGCTATTACTCGCCGACTGACGTGTCCGGTCAGATCAAGGCCGATGCGCTTCTGTCGGTGACGCCGCCGCCGCAGATGCCCGCGACCCTCGAGGCCGGCACCATTCTTGGCTACAGCGTCGGCGAGCCGTGGAACCAGGCGGCGGTGTTCAAGGGCATCGGCGTCCCGGTCATCACCGACTACGAGATCTGGAAGAACAATCCGGAAAAGGTCTTCGGTATGACCAAGGCCTTCGTCGAGGCAAACCCCAACACTACCCTGGCGCTCACCAAGGCACTGATCCGCGCGGCGATCTGGCTTGACGAGAACGACAACGCCAACCGCATGGAAGCGGTCAAGATGCTGGCGAAGTCCGAGTACGTGGGCGCCGACGAGGCTGTGATCGCGAATTCCATGACCGGCACCTTCGAGTATGAAAAAGGCGACAAGCGCGACGTACCCGATTTCAACGTCTTCTTCCGCCATTTCGCGACCTATCCCTACTATTCCGATGCGATTTGGTACCTGACGCAGATGCGCCGGTGGGGGCAGATCGCCGAGGCCAAGGACGACGCCTGGTACGCGGACGCTGCGAAGTCGGTCTACCTGCCGGACGTCTATCTCAAGGCTGCGCAGATGCTGGTCGACGAGGGCAAGGCCGACAAGGCCGACTTCCCGTGGGACAGCGACGGCTACCGGGCCCCGACCGCCGATTTCATCGATGGCGTGACCTATGACGGCAAGAAGCCGAACGCCTATCTCGACAGCCTGTCGATCGGCCTCAAGGGCGCGCAGATCATCGAAGGCAGCGAAGTCGTCGGCGGCTGA
- a CDS encoding CmpA/NrtA family ABC transporter substrate-binding protein: MAQFQVNAGFMPLFDSAVLVTAREIGFAEREGIDLRLSRETSWANIRDRIAIGHFDVAHMLGPMPLACNLGLTPLASDTIVPFSLGLGGNCVTVSNAVWDGMAAHGARADLEPARSGAALGRLIRARAAAGENPLRFAVTHPHSGHNYELRYWLAGCGIDPSREVEIVIVPPPFMADALAAGHIDGYCVGEPWNSVSVVARKGHIATVKAAIWRASPEKVLGVRKSWARDQPDALSALLRALHQAARWCQNAANHGDLTALMAQPAFLGKPAEIQMRALTGRLDVGGDTIRQVEDFFMPFDKAANFPWKSHALWFYTQMVRWGDVRHTPANTSIALDCYRPDLYRAALKPLGVALPGANAKVEGALTTATPVGSAGASLVLGPDGFFDGRIFDPDMLDDYIQSQARPLQLSE, translated from the coding sequence ATGGCGCAATTCCAGGTCAACGCCGGCTTCATGCCGCTCTTCGACAGCGCGGTTCTCGTCACCGCCCGCGAGATCGGCTTTGCCGAGCGCGAGGGCATCGATCTTCGCCTGTCGCGCGAGACCTCCTGGGCGAATATCCGCGACCGGATCGCGATCGGCCATTTCGACGTGGCCCACATGCTGGGTCCGATGCCGCTCGCCTGCAATCTCGGCCTCACCCCCCTCGCCTCCGATACGATCGTGCCGTTCTCGCTCGGCCTCGGCGGCAATTGCGTGACCGTATCCAATGCCGTCTGGGATGGCATGGCGGCGCACGGTGCGCGGGCCGATCTCGAACCGGCGCGCAGCGGAGCAGCGCTTGGGCGCCTGATCCGCGCCCGCGCGGCGGCCGGCGAAAATCCGCTGCGCTTTGCGGTCACCCATCCGCACTCGGGACATAACTACGAGCTGCGGTACTGGCTCGCCGGCTGCGGCATCGATCCGTCCCGTGAGGTCGAGATCGTCATCGTGCCGCCGCCCTTCATGGCCGATGCGCTCGCGGCCGGTCACATCGACGGCTATTGCGTCGGCGAGCCGTGGAACAGCGTCTCGGTCGTCGCCCGCAAGGGGCACATCGCCACGGTAAAAGCTGCCATATGGCGCGCCAGCCCCGAAAAGGTGCTCGGGGTCCGCAAATCCTGGGCAAGGGACCAACCGGACGCGCTCTCGGCGCTGCTGCGCGCGCTGCATCAAGCGGCGCGCTGGTGCCAGAACGCGGCCAACCACGGCGATCTCACCGCTCTGATGGCGCAGCCGGCCTTTCTCGGCAAGCCGGCCGAGATCCAGATGCGTGCCCTGACCGGCCGGCTCGACGTCGGAGGCGATACGATACGTCAGGTCGAAGACTTCTTCATGCCCTTCGACAAGGCGGCCAATTTCCCGTGGAAGAGTCACGCTTTGTGGTTCTATACGCAGATGGTGCGCTGGGGCGACGTCCGCCACACCCCGGCGAACACGTCCATCGCGCTCGACTGCTACCGGCCCGACCTCTACCGAGCAGCATTGAAGCCGCTGGGCGTCGCCCTGCCGGGTGCCAATGCCAAGGTCGAGGGAGCATTGACGACGGCGACGCCTGTCGGCTCGGCCGGCGCGAGCCTCGTTCTCGGACCCGACGGGTTCTTCGATGGCCGCATTTTCGATCCGGATATGCTGGATGACTACATCCAGTCGCAGGCGAGGCCGCTCCAGCTGAGCGAATGA
- a CDS encoding ANTAR domain-containing response regulator: protein MSPAPLKILVIDENRIRSAIIEAGLREAGYDQVTIVHDVAGIARRIAEIEPDVIVIDLENPNRDMLENMFQLSRAVKRPIAMFVDRSDTASIEAAVDAGVSAYIIDGLRKERVKPILQMAISRFNAFSRMARELEEARGELEGRKLIERAKGILMKSRGMSEEEAYALLRKTAMNQNRKLSDVAQSLVTAADLLGPGGM, encoded by the coding sequence ATGAGTCCGGCCCCACTCAAAATCCTGGTCATCGACGAGAACCGCATCCGGTCCGCGATCATCGAGGCTGGCCTGCGCGAGGCGGGCTACGACCAGGTGACCATCGTCCACGACGTCGCCGGGATCGCCAGGCGCATCGCTGAGATCGAGCCCGACGTCATCGTCATCGATCTCGAAAACCCCAACCGCGACATGCTGGAGAACATGTTCCAGCTCTCGCGCGCGGTGAAGCGGCCGATCGCCATGTTCGTCGACCGTTCCGACACCGCCTCGATCGAGGCGGCGGTCGATGCCGGCGTCTCCGCCTACATCATCGACGGACTGCGCAAGGAGCGCGTCAAGCCGATCCTGCAGATGGCGATCAGTCGCTTCAACGCCTTCTCGCGCATGGCGCGCGAACTGGAGGAGGCACGCGGCGAGCTCGAGGGCCGCAAGCTGATCGAGCGCGCCAAGGGAATCCTGATGAAGTCGCGCGGCATGAGCGAGGAAGAAGCCTACGCCTTGCTGCGCAAGACGGCGATGAACCAGAACCGGAAGCTGAGTGACGTGGCTCAGAGCCTCGTGACGGCGGCGGACCTACTCGGACCCGGAGGCATGTGA
- a CDS encoding sugar phosphate isomerase/epimerase and 4-hydroxyphenylpyruvate domain-containing protein, producing MKTSIATVSISGDLREKLAAIAAAGFDGVEIFENDFLAFDGSPAEVGRMVRDHGLEITLFQPFRDFEGLPEPQRSRAFDRAERKFDLMQELGTDLILVCSSVSQAALGGIDRAAADFRELGERAAKRALRVGYEALAWGRHVSDHRDAWEIVRRADHPNVGLILDSFHTLARKIDVGSIRSIPGDRIFIVQLADAPLIEMDLLYWSRHFRNMPGEGDLPVVDFMRAVAATGYDGPISLEIFNDQFRGGSPKSISVDGRRSLINLMDQVRRAEPALQIEVPQMPDRIAVEGVEFVEFAANEQEAADLGKVLASLGFSATAKHRAKDVTVWRQGPAGTGINLVVNTEHEGFAHSSYLIHGTNAYAIGLRVADAAATVARARALGAETFEQKRGPGELPIPAIRGVGGGVIYFIDATLANVWDVEFDPVPRAAEDDAGLSRIDHVAQTMNYEEMLTWILFYTSIFRAAKAPMVDVVDPAGLVRSQAIEGEGGALRLTLNGAENRKTLAGHFIAESFGSSVQHLAFATGDIFASSARLDALGFARLEISANYYDDLEARFGLDPDFADRLKAGNILYDRDAAGGEYFQLYSPAIGEGFFFEIVERRGGYGGYGAPNAPFRIAAQKRHIRPAGMPKL from the coding sequence ATGAAAACGTCGATCGCCACGGTATCGATCAGCGGCGACCTCAGGGAGAAGCTCGCGGCGATCGCGGCGGCCGGTTTCGACGGGGTCGAGATCTTCGAGAACGATTTCCTGGCCTTCGATGGCTCGCCGGCGGAGGTCGGCCGCATGGTCCGCGACCACGGACTGGAGATCACGCTGTTCCAGCCTTTCCGCGATTTCGAGGGCCTGCCCGAACCGCAGCGGAGCCGCGCCTTCGACCGCGCCGAGCGCAAGTTCGACCTCATGCAGGAACTCGGCACCGACCTGATCCTCGTCTGTTCGAGCGTTTCGCAGGCAGCCCTCGGGGGCATCGACCGGGCGGCGGCGGATTTCCGGGAGCTCGGCGAGCGGGCGGCGAAACGGGCCTTGCGCGTCGGCTACGAGGCGCTGGCCTGGGGCCGCCATGTCAGCGACCATCGCGATGCCTGGGAGATCGTGCGCCGCGCCGACCATCCCAATGTCGGCCTGATCCTCGATTCTTTTCACACGCTGGCCCGCAAGATCGATGTCGGCTCGATCCGCTCGATTCCCGGCGACCGCATCTTCATCGTGCAGCTCGCCGACGCGCCGTTGATCGAGATGGACCTGCTCTACTGGAGCCGCCACTTCCGCAACATGCCGGGTGAAGGCGATCTGCCGGTGGTCGACTTCATGCGCGCGGTCGCCGCCACCGGCTATGACGGGCCGATCTCGCTCGAGATCTTCAACGATCAGTTCCGTGGCGGCTCGCCCAAGTCGATCTCGGTCGACGGCCGCCGCTCGCTCATCAACCTGATGGACCAGGTGCGCCGCGCCGAACCGGCATTGCAGATCGAGGTGCCGCAGATGCCCGACCGCATCGCGGTCGAGGGTGTCGAGTTCGTCGAGTTCGCCGCCAACGAGCAGGAGGCGGCCGATCTCGGCAAGGTGCTTGCATCATTGGGCTTCAGCGCTACCGCGAAGCATCGCGCCAAGGACGTCACCGTCTGGCGGCAAGGCCCGGCGGGCACCGGCATCAACCTCGTCGTCAACACCGAGCACGAAGGCTTCGCCCACTCCTCCTACCTCATCCACGGCACCAACGCCTACGCCATCGGGCTGCGAGTTGCCGACGCGGCCGCGACGGTGGCGCGGGCGCGGGCGCTCGGCGCCGAAACCTTCGAGCAGAAGCGCGGTCCCGGGGAGCTGCCTATCCCCGCGATCCGCGGTGTCGGCGGCGGAGTGATCTACTTCATCGATGCCACGCTGGCGAACGTCTGGGACGTGGAGTTCGACCCGGTCCCCCGAGCCGCCGAAGACGATGCCGGCCTCAGCCGCATCGATCATGTCGCGCAGACGATGAACTACGAGGAGATGCTCACCTGGATCCTCTTCTACACCTCGATCTTCCGCGCCGCGAAGGCGCCCATGGTGGATGTCGTGGATCCGGCCGGACTGGTGCGCAGCCAGGCGATCGAGGGAGAAGGCGGTGCCTTGCGCCTCACCCTCAACGGGGCGGAGAACCGCAAGACACTGGCCGGTCACTTCATCGCCGAAAGCTTCGGCTCGTCGGTCCAGCACCTTGCCTTCGCCACCGGCGACATCTTCGCCTCCTCTGCCAGGCTCGACGCCCTCGGCTTTGCCCGGCTCGAGATCTCGGCCAACTACTATGACGACCTCGAAGCCCGCTTCGGCCTCGACCCCGACTTCGCCGACCGTCTCAAGGCAGGCAACATCCTCTACGACCGCGACGCGGCCGGCGGCGAGTATTTCCAGCTCTACAGCCCCGCTATCGGCGAAGGCTTCTTTTTCGAGATCGTCGAACGGCGCGGCGGATACGGCGGATACGGGGCGCCCAACGCACCCTTCCGCATTGCCGCCCAGAAGCGGCACATCAGGCCGGCCGGCATGCCGAAGCTCTAG